The following proteins come from a genomic window of Herpetosiphonaceae bacterium:
- a CDS encoding class I SAM-dependent methyltransferase, with protein sequence MTDPHSAYGTAWDSFWRSLSGDPDEVLWDVEPRRAAALDLVRFADLADTRLPLVDLGCGNGTQTRFFARHFSQVWGVDVSAAALELACSKTTPMNVAYRVLDALDLEQAAALHAEIGDAHVYMRGVLQQIRSSDRPAVARTIEHLMGAVGIAYLIEYPLRAMDYYQAIAAQYGMPPGLARVRAHGITPGALAPEELDTLFPPERFEVLRQGETIMHTIHLLPNGLFARPPALYMVLRRRATALSA encoded by the coding sequence ATGACCGATCCGCACTCCGCGTATGGCACAGCCTGGGATAGCTTCTGGCGTTCGCTGAGCGGCGATCCCGACGAGGTGTTGTGGGATGTCGAGCCGCGACGGGCGGCGGCGCTCGATCTGGTGCGCTTTGCCGATCTTGCCGATACGCGGCTGCCGCTGGTCGATCTAGGCTGCGGTAACGGAACGCAGACCCGCTTCTTCGCCCGGCACTTCTCGCAGGTCTGGGGCGTCGATGTCTCGGCTGCGGCGCTGGAGCTGGCCTGCTCCAAGACAACGCCGATGAACGTGGCGTATCGGGTGCTCGACGCGCTCGACCTGGAGCAGGCGGCGGCGCTGCACGCGGAGATCGGCGATGCGCACGTGTATATGCGCGGCGTGCTTCAGCAGATTCGCTCGTCCGATCGCCCGGCTGTGGCGCGCACGATCGAGCACCTCATGGGCGCGGTCGGCATCGCCTACCTCATCGAGTATCCGCTGCGGGCGATGGACTACTACCAGGCGATTGCCGCGCAGTACGGCATGCCGCCAGGGTTGGCGCGGGTCCGCGCGCATGGGATCACGCCCGGAGCGCTCGCGCCGGAGGAGCTTGATACGCTATTCCCGCCCGAACGCTTCGAGGTGCTGCGCCAGGGAGAGACGATCATGCATACGATCCATCTGCTGCCGAACGGCTTGTTTGCGCGACCGCCCGCGCTCTACATGGTCCTGCGGCGTCGCGCGACCGCGCTGTCCGCTTAG
- a CDS encoding BTAD domain-containing putative transcriptional regulator, translating to MTTPELLVQTRLIPPRPRRQWLNRPRLTALLQRMSDVPLTLLIAGTGYGKSTTLAGFFAAQRWPLGWYSLGDEDRDPVRFLRHAIGALRLYVPGVGEQVLNSLATGWSAALGERAIDMLCNELLALLPADTFLVLDDYQHVDTAPPIGALVERLLAHAPPQLHLVIVSRRRPPLAGLAAWRARGLLLQIEQADLAFTADEVQALFAAHGRSIGAAEADMLAARTEGWAVALQLLQQDVGEGSISARLLERASPSLQALFDYLAEEVFNVQPPEVQRFLLQTSILRILHPALCDALLEQRGSAAFLRRLHGEELFLLSIGAEHYRYHQLFQDFLHEQAQRQNVPLTELHRRAAGWYRHDGQDEEAIYHELAGGEIAAAAAHLAAVAESWTRSGRAATLKSWLDRLPPALLDDSPALLYAQGEAARLLSHFDDALVWYRRTEAAYALRGDLVGQSHALRGQAQVYLDTVRPAPAEHLLKRALKLLGRAHRAESAALLHLLAENTTNRGRAGLAAKLLAAAERMWPAAVTAITAARVELRTGQIAAAHRRLQAELDHLLQAAAGQAPEAHREPLLLLSLLECWLGDPVAARAHAEAGLRRGRTISSPIVEAVSEIRLGHSLQLLGDDEAAAECYQRALHLADAFGVARTKAEPLMGLTLLAGTRGDLAGAEAYAREALTIVERTGDEWMAALLWLALAVSEITAGHQPATQALDEAEARFGASSDTYGLTAVLLWRSIALLRSGATRQAAPIVRALLQQIAAHHYEALITHPTLFTPCDRQMLPPLLLLGLELQEVATTARQLLARAFPALSPQLEGHPGCGALYHPGATLRLQMLGRFRAWRGGEEITAWNREKARQLLQLLITERGRWLQRDQIIELLWPDVGLSAAEGQFKVALNALTTALEPHRPPHAPSFYVKRNGTAYRFAPPADAVRLDVERFETLLDQAEGAQEPQQRIALYRAALALYTGDYLPESVYQDWVTETRERLQRRYLTAATSLAGLLLEPESQEAIRWCEAVLAADPCWEEAYRLLMRAYLRQGNRPQALRIYERCARQLEAELGIQPLPTTTALYESIRTGEVDQLESSNVGKH from the coding sequence ATGACAACACCTGAGCTGCTGGTTCAAACCCGGCTGATCCCGCCCCGCCCGCGCCGTCAGTGGTTGAACCGACCGCGACTGACGGCGCTGCTTCAGCGTATGAGCGACGTGCCGCTGACGCTGCTGATCGCGGGCACCGGCTACGGCAAGAGCACGACACTGGCCGGTTTTTTTGCCGCGCAGCGCTGGCCGCTTGGCTGGTACTCGCTCGGCGACGAAGATCGCGATCCGGTGCGCTTCCTGCGCCACGCGATCGGCGCGCTCCGGCTGTACGTGCCCGGCGTCGGCGAGCAGGTGCTCAACAGCCTGGCGACCGGCTGGAGCGCGGCGCTGGGCGAGCGGGCGATCGATATGCTCTGCAACGAACTGCTGGCGCTGCTGCCCGCCGATACGTTTCTGGTGCTGGACGACTACCAGCATGTTGACACCGCCCCACCGATCGGCGCGCTGGTCGAGCGTCTGCTGGCACATGCGCCGCCGCAGCTGCATCTGGTGATCGTGTCCCGGCGTCGTCCGCCGCTGGCCGGGCTTGCCGCCTGGCGGGCGCGTGGCCTGCTGCTTCAGATCGAGCAGGCTGATCTGGCTTTCACCGCCGACGAGGTGCAGGCGCTCTTCGCCGCGCATGGCCGCTCGATCGGTGCCGCAGAGGCCGATATGCTGGCCGCCCGCACGGAGGGCTGGGCCGTCGCACTGCAACTGCTTCAGCAGGACGTGGGCGAAGGCAGCATCAGCGCGCGGCTGCTGGAGCGCGCGTCGCCCTCGCTTCAGGCGCTCTTCGACTACCTGGCCGAAGAGGTCTTCAACGTGCAGCCGCCTGAGGTCCAGCGCTTTCTGCTGCAAACCTCGATCCTGCGCATCCTGCATCCGGCGCTCTGCGATGCGCTGCTTGAGCAGCGCGGCAGCGCGGCCTTTCTACGACGGCTCCACGGCGAGGAGCTGTTTCTGCTCTCGATCGGCGCGGAGCACTACCGCTACCACCAGCTCTTTCAAGATTTCCTCCACGAGCAGGCGCAGCGACAGAACGTGCCGCTGACCGAGCTACATCGTCGCGCCGCCGGATGGTATCGCCACGACGGCCAGGACGAGGAGGCGATCTACCACGAGCTGGCCGGGGGCGAGATCGCTGCCGCCGCCGCGCATCTGGCAGCCGTCGCCGAGAGCTGGACGCGCAGTGGACGGGCCGCGACGCTCAAAAGCTGGCTCGATCGGCTGCCGCCCGCGCTGCTCGACGACTCGCCCGCGCTGCTGTACGCTCAGGGCGAGGCCGCCCGCCTGCTCAGCCACTTCGACGACGCGCTGGTCTGGTATCGCCGCACCGAGGCCGCCTACGCGCTGCGCGGCGATCTGGTCGGACAGAGCCACGCGCTGCGCGGCCAGGCCCAGGTTTATCTCGACACGGTGCGGCCTGCCCCAGCCGAGCACCTGCTCAAGCGCGCGCTCAAGCTGCTGGGCCGCGCGCATCGGGCCGAGAGCGCGGCGCTGCTGCATCTCCTGGCCGAGAATACCACCAATCGCGGACGGGCCGGGCTGGCGGCGAAGCTGCTGGCCGCCGCCGAGCGGATGTGGCCCGCGGCCGTCACTGCGATCACGGCGGCGCGCGTCGAGCTGCGCACGGGCCAGATCGCGGCGGCGCATCGACGCTTGCAGGCCGAGCTGGATCATCTGCTTCAGGCCGCCGCAGGCCAGGCACCGGAGGCGCATCGCGAGCCGCTGCTGCTGCTCTCGCTGCTCGAATGCTGGCTGGGCGATCCCGTGGCGGCGCGCGCTCATGCCGAGGCCGGGCTGCGGCGCGGACGCACCATTAGCTCGCCGATCGTGGAGGCGGTGAGCGAGATCCGGCTGGGCCATAGCCTGCAACTGCTGGGCGACGACGAGGCCGCCGCCGAATGCTACCAGCGCGCGCTGCATCTGGCGGATGCGTTCGGGGTGGCTCGCACCAAGGCCGAGCCGCTGATGGGCCTGACGCTGCTGGCTGGCACGCGCGGCGATCTGGCCGGGGCGGAGGCCTACGCCCGCGAGGCGCTGACGATCGTGGAGCGCACGGGCGATGAGTGGATGGCCGCGCTGCTGTGGCTGGCCCTGGCAGTCTCGGAGATCACCGCCGGACACCAGCCTGCTACCCAGGCGCTCGACGAGGCCGAGGCTCGCTTCGGCGCAAGCAGCGATACCTACGGACTAACGGCAGTGCTGCTCTGGCGGTCGATCGCGCTGCTCCGTTCCGGCGCGACCAGGCAGGCCGCGCCGATCGTGCGGGCGCTGCTGCAACAGATCGCCGCCCACCACTACGAGGCACTGATCACCCATCCGACGCTGTTCACGCCCTGCGACCGGCAGATGCTACCGCCGCTGCTGCTGCTTGGGCTGGAGCTGCAGGAGGTGGCGACCACCGCGCGCCAGCTTCTCGCGCGCGCCTTTCCCGCGCTCAGCCCGCAGCTCGAAGGCCACCCAGGCTGCGGCGCGCTCTACCATCCCGGCGCGACGCTGCGGCTCCAGATGCTCGGACGCTTCCGCGCCTGGCGCGGCGGCGAGGAGATCACCGCATGGAACCGCGAGAAGGCGCGGCAGCTCCTCCAACTGCTGATCACCGAGCGCGGTCGGTGGCTTCAGCGCGATCAGATCATCGAGCTGCTCTGGCCCGACGTGGGGCTAAGCGCCGCAGAAGGCCAGTTCAAGGTCGCGCTCAACGCCCTGACAACCGCGCTTGAGCCGCATCGTCCACCGCACGCGCCCTCGTTCTACGTCAAGCGCAACGGCACCGCCTACCGCTTCGCGCCGCCCGCCGACGCCGTACGGCTCGACGTGGAGCGCTTCGAGACGCTTCTCGATCAGGCTGAGGGCGCTCAGGAGCCGCAGCAGCGCATCGCCTTGTATCGCGCTGCCCTTGCGCTCTACACCGGCGATTATCTGCCCGAAAGCGTCTATCAGGATTGGGTGACGGAGACACGCGAGCGGCTGCAACGGCGCTATCTGACCGCCGCGACCAGCCTGGCCGGGCTGCTGCTGGAGCCGGAGTCGCAGGAGGCGATCCGCTGGTGCGAGGCCGTTCTGGCCGCCGATCCGTGCTGGGAGGAGGCGTACCGGCTGCTGATGCGCGCCTACCTGCGCCAGGGCAATCGCCCCCAGGCGCTGCGGATCTATGAGCGCTGCGCCCGCCAACTGGAGGCAGAGCTAGGCATTCAGCCGCTGCCGACCACGACGGCGCTCTATGAGTCGATCAGGACTGGCGAGGTAGACCAGCTTGAATCAAGCAATGTCGGCAAACATTAA